A single region of the Acidobacteriota bacterium genome encodes:
- a CDS encoding amidohydrolase family protein, with amino-acid sequence MIFDVHTHGWKYPDHFSDRFRQQAIRMRGYEIPLESILEDYRAHCRTVPDRVKTVVFGGKARLSGLWVPDKFIVEYCSQDPENLIPFLSLDPTQPGWREELEESHQDLKMRGIKLMPMYAGFYPQAPELDHLWQYAVRHQLPVLLHTGTTFIDRAPLDTTLPRHLDPVAIKYPECRIILAHLGHPYEAETVAVIRKHPHVYSDVSAIHYRPFQLYQSLMLVQEYGVWNKLLFGTDYPITNVDESLAGLRSINDQLEGTSLPRLDPDQMEAMIHRDAGPLLGLD; translated from the coding sequence GTGATTTTTGACGTGCACACTCATGGCTGGAAATATCCGGACCATTTCTCGGACCGGTTTCGCCAACAGGCGATCCGAATGAGGGGCTACGAGATCCCTTTGGAAAGCATTCTGGAGGACTATCGCGCCCACTGCCGGACGGTTCCGGATCGAGTCAAGACCGTCGTCTTCGGCGGGAAGGCCAGGCTCTCGGGCCTTTGGGTTCCCGATAAGTTCATCGTCGAATACTGCTCCCAGGACCCCGAAAACCTGATCCCGTTTCTCTCCCTCGATCCGACCCAACCGGGCTGGCGGGAGGAACTGGAGGAGAGCCACCAGGATCTGAAGATGAGGGGCATCAAATTGATGCCCATGTATGCCGGATTCTATCCCCAGGCCCCGGAGCTGGATCACCTGTGGCAATATGCGGTCCGCCACCAACTGCCCGTCCTGCTCCACACGGGAACGACCTTCATCGACCGGGCTCCTCTGGACACCACTTTGCCCCGGCACCTGGACCCCGTCGCCATCAAGTATCCGGAGTGCCGGATCATTCTGGCGCACCTGGGTCATCCCTACGAGGCTGAGACGGTGGCGGTGATCCGGAAGCATCCCCACGTCTACTCCGACGTTTCGGCTATTCACTACCGGCCCTTCCAGCTCTACCAGAGCCTGATGCTGGTGCAGGAGTACGGTGTCTGGAACAAGCTCCTGTTCGGGACCGACTACCCCATCACCAACGTCGACGAGTCCCTGGCCGGGCTGCGGTCCATCAACGATCAGTTGGAAGGCACGTCCCTGCCGCGGTTGGATCCGGACCAGATGGAGGCGATGATCCATCGCGACGCCGGTCCGTTGCTGGGACTTGATTAG
- a CDS encoding PmoA family protein: MKFLSNRVRTDTTLRRSGIVAAALLVFCLTYPAFGESHHAVRLVKTEPARVDIYVGKDLFASYQYGIGFHKPIFHPMLSPKGHRLLRAFPMEFGIPDEHSDHWHHEGISFTYGNVNGVDFWSKLSGGRDKPGSGRIRHTGFTRLEDGEKGVMETTSDWIAPSGEVVLKQDSRMTIGAGSGWRTLDLRFKLTAQENAVTFNDTKEGMMAIRVAPNLREDRTGRYLNAQGLELSKAVWGKRSSWVALRGSVQGEDLTLAIMNHPKSIEFPTFWHARGYGLFSANPFGKKDFQKGSPPLNVSLEPGESALFLYRILVHSGHLSQSRMAARYEEYQATKP, translated from the coding sequence ATGAAATTCCTATCCAATCGGGTCCGTACAGATACGACACTCCGCCGCTCCGGCATCGTGGCCGCGGCGCTCCTGGTCTTCTGTCTGACCTATCCCGCCTTCGGGGAGTCTCACCATGCGGTCCGGCTGGTCAAGACCGAACCGGCTCGGGTGGACATCTACGTCGGCAAGGACCTGTTCGCCTCGTACCAATACGGCATCGGCTTTCACAAGCCGATCTTCCATCCCATGCTCAGCCCCAAGGGCCACCGGCTCCTGCGCGCGTTCCCCATGGAATTCGGGATACCCGACGAGCATTCCGACCATTGGCATCACGAAGGAATCTCGTTCACCTACGGGAACGTCAATGGTGTGGACTTCTGGTCGAAGCTGTCCGGCGGCCGGGACAAGCCCGGCAGCGGCCGCATCCGCCACACCGGCTTCACCCGGCTGGAAGACGGGGAGAAGGGAGTCATGGAAACCACGTCGGACTGGATCGCGCCCTCGGGGGAGGTGGTGTTGAAACAGGACTCCCGAATGACCATCGGGGCGGGCTCCGGGTGGCGGACCCTGGACCTGAGGTTCAAGCTGACGGCCCAGGAGAATGCGGTGACTTTCAACGATACCAAGGAGGGGATGATGGCCATCCGCGTCGCCCCCAACCTGCGGGAAGACCGGACCGGCCGCTACCTGAACGCGCAAGGTCTGGAGCTGTCGAAGGCCGTCTGGGGCAAGAGGTCTTCATGGGTGGCATTGCGGGGATCGGTCCAGGGAGAGGACCTGACGCTGGCCATCATGAATCACCCCAAGAGCATCGAATTCCCCACCTTCTGGCACGCCCGGGGCTATGGGCTCTTCTCTGCCAACCCCTTCGGGAAAAAGGATTTCCAGAAGGGTTCCCCACCTCTGAACGTCTCCCTGGAACCGGGCGAATCGGCCCTCTTCCTCTACCGGATACTGGTGCACTCGGGGCACCTCTCCCAGTCCCGGATGGCGGCTCGATACGAGGAATATCAAGCAACGAAACCGTGA
- a CDS encoding nitrite/sulfite reductase: protein MTTWKEHLGTDIPDDLGREIDIFEMQMELRRQGKLDEKIFAETRLRRGIYGQRYDNGFRHDGIRSQQLPYPSGDVIKGPETLWDAPGMMRIKIPYGGVNPRQLEVLADTAEEYSDGVLHVTTRQDYQLHFVHIDDTPNLMRRLASVGITTREACGNSVRNVTACPLAGVCHTEAFDVSPYAKACSAFLLGHPDAQDFGRKFKISFSGCREEACGLASMHDMGAIAVVRREGGRIRRGFELYVGGGLGAVPHQAKLFDSFLPEEELLPTAQAISRVFARLGEKKNRARARIKFLVAKLGIDEFRKEVLKEREIMPPDGRWTAFLPEVPEFQETAVRPAAALNGHQPPPGFEDWFRTNVYRQRQAGYAVATLTLPLGDLSSWQARELAQIARRFSGENIRTTVEQNMVLRWVSEADLPELYGELDRIGLGAHGAGTIMDVTACPGTDTCKLGIASSRGLAAELRRTLGAKFFQLDDSIKNLRIKISGCFNSCGQHHVADIGFYGTSRTIKGHKVPHFQVVLGGKWTENAGSYGLAMGSAPARNVPEVLERITGRYLEHRSNGESFQQFVRSVGKKDLRTMLQDLLLVPAYEVDSSFYSDWGDPREFSMGDLGTGECAGEVVTLTQFNLASAEQLVFEAQIRLDETDYAGADALSYRAMVEAARALVKTEFLDVPGAPDTVVSEFRRRFYDTELFYDKYAGGKFANYLFRRHKSPPQSPTRDTAHQSVEESQLFIEAAHACYERMAREISGVH, encoded by the coding sequence ATGACTACTTGGAAGGAGCATTTGGGCACGGATATCCCGGACGATCTGGGCCGCGAAATCGACATCTTCGAGATGCAGATGGAGCTGAGGCGTCAGGGAAAGCTGGATGAGAAGATCTTCGCCGAGACACGGTTGCGGCGCGGCATCTACGGCCAGCGATACGACAACGGTTTCCGCCACGACGGGATCCGGTCGCAGCAGCTCCCCTATCCCTCCGGTGACGTCATCAAGGGGCCTGAGACCCTTTGGGACGCTCCCGGGATGATGCGCATCAAGATCCCGTACGGGGGGGTCAATCCCCGCCAGCTCGAGGTGCTGGCGGATACGGCGGAGGAGTATTCGGATGGAGTGCTCCACGTCACCACGAGACAGGACTATCAACTCCATTTCGTTCACATCGACGACACTCCCAACCTGATGCGGAGACTGGCATCGGTGGGGATCACGACCCGGGAGGCCTGCGGGAATTCGGTGCGGAACGTCACGGCCTGCCCCCTGGCCGGTGTCTGCCACACCGAGGCTTTCGACGTCAGTCCCTACGCCAAGGCGTGCAGCGCTTTCCTGCTGGGGCATCCCGACGCCCAGGACTTCGGCCGCAAGTTCAAGATCTCATTCTCGGGATGCCGGGAAGAGGCCTGCGGGCTGGCCAGCATGCATGACATGGGAGCCATTGCGGTGGTGCGGCGCGAGGGCGGCCGGATCAGGCGCGGGTTCGAGCTGTATGTCGGCGGAGGTCTGGGAGCGGTGCCTCACCAGGCCAAGCTCTTCGATTCCTTTCTGCCTGAAGAAGAGTTGCTGCCCACGGCGCAGGCCATCTCCAGGGTGTTCGCCCGCTTGGGAGAGAAGAAGAACCGGGCCCGGGCCCGCATCAAGTTCCTGGTGGCGAAACTGGGGATCGACGAGTTTCGCAAGGAGGTCCTGAAGGAACGCGAGATCATGCCTCCCGACGGGCGGTGGACCGCGTTTTTGCCCGAGGTTCCGGAATTCCAGGAAACCGCGGTCCGGCCGGCGGCCGCATTGAACGGACATCAGCCGCCTCCGGGATTCGAGGACTGGTTCCGGACCAACGTCTACCGTCAGCGGCAGGCGGGTTACGCCGTCGCCACCCTGACCCTTCCCTTGGGAGATTTGTCGAGTTGGCAGGCCCGGGAACTGGCTCAGATCGCCCGGCGCTTCTCCGGTGAAAACATCCGGACCACCGTCGAGCAGAACATGGTGCTGCGTTGGGTCAGCGAAGCGGACCTGCCGGAGCTCTACGGTGAATTGGACCGGATCGGTCTGGGCGCCCACGGCGCCGGAACGATCATGGACGTGACGGCCTGCCCGGGTACCGACACCTGCAAGTTGGGAATCGCCTCGTCGCGGGGACTGGCCGCCGAACTCCGGAGGACGCTCGGCGCCAAGTTCTTCCAACTTGACGATTCGATCAAGAACCTGCGCATCAAGATCAGCGGCTGTTTCAACTCCTGCGGTCAGCACCACGTTGCGGACATTGGATTCTACGGAACCAGCCGGACCATCAAGGGCCACAAGGTGCCTCACTTCCAGGTCGTGCTGGGGGGGAAGTGGACCGAGAACGCCGGCTCTTACGGACTGGCCATGGGGTCGGCGCCGGCGCGGAACGTTCCGGAGGTTCTGGAGCGGATCACGGGCCGATACCTGGAGCATCGGAGCAACGGCGAGAGCTTTCAGCAATTCGTCCGGAGCGTCGGCAAGAAGGACCTTCGGACCATGCTGCAGGACCTGTTGCTGGTTCCGGCCTATGAGGTCGACTCCTCCTTCTACAGCGATTGGGGCGATCCGAGAGAGTTCTCGATGGGAGACCTGGGGACGGGAGAATGCGCAGGCGAGGTGGTCACCCTGACCCAGTTCAATCTGGCTTCCGCCGAGCAACTGGTCTTCGAAGCCCAGATCAGGCTGGATGAAACGGATTATGCCGGCGCCGACGCTTTGAGCTACCGAGCCATGGTGGAGGCCGCCAGAGCCCTGGTCAAGACCGAGTTCCTGGACGTTCCGGGTGCTCCCGACACGGTCGTGTCGGAATTC
- a CDS encoding alpha-ketoacid dehydrogenase subunit beta: MPIRNIIQAVNDGLRTEMRRDPSVVVLGEDVGHFGGVFRATQGLQKEFGDQRVFDTPLAESGIIGTAIGMAMYGFRPVPEVQFADFIYPAFDQIVNELAKMRYRSGGQYTCPMVIRTPYGGGIRGGHYHSQSPEAYFVHTPGLKVVVPATPYDAKGLLISAIRDDNPVIFLEPKRVYRAARGEVPDGDYTVELGQASVVREGLDVTVAAYGAMLHNCLEAAEQSEEEEGISCEVVDLRTLMPFDVETVLSSVRKTGRLVIVHEAPRTCGFGAELAATVGEKALLHLQAPVTRITGFDTPFPYAREEDYLPGIERIRNGFREIVEF, translated from the coding sequence ATGCCGATTCGGAACATCATCCAGGCAGTCAACGACGGTCTGCGCACCGAGATGCGGCGCGACCCCAGCGTGGTGGTTCTGGGTGAAGACGTTGGGCATTTCGGCGGGGTCTTCCGCGCCACCCAGGGCCTCCAGAAAGAGTTCGGGGATCAACGGGTATTCGACACGCCGCTGGCCGAGTCGGGCATCATCGGGACCGCCATCGGCATGGCCATGTACGGTTTTCGGCCGGTTCCCGAGGTTCAATTCGCGGACTTCATCTACCCCGCCTTCGACCAGATCGTCAACGAATTGGCCAAGATGCGGTACCGTTCCGGCGGCCAGTACACGTGTCCCATGGTGATCCGTACTCCCTATGGCGGAGGCATCCGGGGAGGGCACTACCACTCCCAGAGTCCGGAAGCCTATTTCGTCCATACTCCCGGTCTCAAGGTGGTGGTGCCGGCGACTCCCTACGATGCCAAGGGACTTCTGATTTCGGCGATCCGGGATGACAATCCGGTCATCTTCCTGGAACCGAAGCGAGTCTATCGGGCGGCCCGGGGCGAAGTTCCGGACGGCGACTACACCGTGGAACTGGGCCAGGCCAGCGTCGTTCGGGAGGGTCTGGACGTGACTGTCGCGGCCTACGGCGCCATGCTCCACAACTGCCTTGAGGCGGCGGAACAATCGGAGGAGGAAGAGGGGATCTCCTGCGAAGTGGTGGACCTGAGAACCCTGATGCCCTTCGACGTCGAGACGGTCTTGAGTTCGGTCCGGAAGACGGGCCGCCTGGTCATTGTCCACGAGGCCCCCCGGACCTGTGGGTTCGGCGCGGAGCTGGCGGCGACGGTCGGGGAGAAGGCGTTGCTGCACCTGCAGGCCCCGGTGACGCGGATCACCGGTTTCGACACCCCCTTCCCTTATGCTCGCGAAGAAGACTACCTGCCTGGGATCGAAAGAATCCGAAATGGCTTCCGCGAGATCGTCGAATTCTGA
- a CDS encoding dihydrolipoamide acetyltransferase family protein, with the protein MPYQFRLPDIGEGIVEGEVVRWLVRIGDEIEEDQPMVEVMTDKATVEIPSPVKGRVVEQGGNEGDVVQVGSVLVVIETGKEEAESQPVHTKSHTPTRRPPIRRRRKTARILATPAIRRLAKQMKIDLEGVKGTGPGGRITREDLTRAQAPAPVSPAVPTAAGPTERIPYRGIRRRIGDHMLQASNHAPHFTYVEEVDVTELVRMRQRAQGSEEFQGVRLTFLPYILKALAHELKRHPDLNARLDLDAGEIELRKYYNIGVATQTEEGLMVPVIRNVDRKSLPELAREISRISQLAREGNLKLEHLQGSTFTVTSLGALGGIVATPIVNYPEVAILGVHKIAPRPVVRSGRIVIREIMHLSLSQDHRVVDGAVGARFLQDVIARLESPETGL; encoded by the coding sequence ATGCCGTACCAATTCAGGCTGCCCGATATCGGCGAAGGCATCGTGGAAGGCGAGGTGGTTCGCTGGCTGGTTCGGATCGGGGACGAGATCGAAGAGGATCAGCCCATGGTGGAGGTCATGACCGACAAGGCCACCGTCGAGATCCCGTCACCCGTCAAGGGCCGCGTCGTGGAGCAGGGAGGCAATGAAGGAGACGTGGTCCAGGTCGGATCCGTGCTGGTGGTGATCGAGACCGGCAAGGAGGAAGCCGAGTCTCAGCCGGTCCACACCAAGTCTCATACACCCACTCGCAGGCCACCGATCCGGCGTCGGCGAAAAACGGCTCGGATCCTGGCAACCCCGGCCATCCGGCGCCTGGCCAAACAGATGAAGATCGACCTGGAAGGGGTCAAAGGCACCGGTCCGGGCGGACGGATCACGAGGGAGGACCTGACCCGGGCCCAGGCGCCTGCGCCGGTCTCTCCGGCCGTGCCGACCGCAGCCGGGCCCACCGAACGGATTCCCTACCGGGGGATCCGGCGGCGGATCGGCGACCATATGCTCCAGGCCTCCAACCACGCCCCCCATTTCACCTATGTGGAAGAGGTGGACGTGACCGAGTTGGTCCGGATGCGCCAAAGGGCGCAAGGCAGCGAGGAATTCCAGGGAGTCCGTCTCACCTTTCTGCCCTATATCCTGAAAGCGTTGGCCCACGAGCTGAAACGGCATCCCGATCTGAACGCCCGTCTGGACCTGGATGCGGGGGAGATCGAACTCCGGAAGTATTACAACATCGGCGTCGCCACCCAGACGGAAGAAGGGCTCATGGTTCCGGTGATCCGGAACGTGGACCGGAAGAGCCTGCCGGAACTGGCCCGGGAGATCTCCCGGATCTCGCAACTGGCCCGTGAAGGGAACCTGAAGCTGGAGCACCTGCAGGGAAGCACCTTCACCGTGACCAGCCTGGGCGCCCTGGGAGGCATTGTCGCAACGCCCATCGTCAACTATCCCGAAGTGGCCATCCTGGGGGTTCACAAGATCGCGCCCCGGCCGGTCGTGCGCTCGGGCCGGATCGTGATTCGGGAAATCATGCATCTCAGCCTGTCCCAGGACCACCGGGTCGTGGACGGCGCCGTCGGCGCCCGGTTTCTGCAAGATGTGATCGCCCGCCTGGAATCCCCCGAGACCGGCCTTTGA
- a CDS encoding LysM peptidoglycan-binding domain-containing protein, which yields MDELTRRSLLQYACGATAAGVVAGPSLAEAQGHAVGLTGGSLSALGAAADSYRVVPEEEGSRRYGMVDDLFHHIRDRSDVKREILYWLTDGRSSFLGATNRFQFVEPIIRPLYRQAGIPLEFGYGLGLQESLYRNYSVSYANAKGIWQMQWAGRRYGLRGGDYFDVVKSTQKQLEYLRDLVKVFSWNLELVLVDYNYGPGHKFARYSSNPNAFRRIASRLPRETRRYVPRVLAATAMGMAPERFGLDIPRLDPRTVTIPLERSLHHLELGLLLGTDHWNLGNLNPRDSIRVWFKEGEEVTIPRIFQETYPERIEKHPLREEFHGFVANVYPAPGQAIEYRVQSGDSLFRISRRFKHCGVEGPNQIMLYNGLNSTVIRPGQKLLIPCAD from the coding sequence ATGGACGAACTGACGAGACGTTCCCTGCTCCAATACGCATGCGGCGCGACGGCCGCGGGCGTGGTGGCCGGACCCTCCCTGGCCGAGGCGCAGGGCCATGCCGTTGGATTGACGGGGGGGTCGCTTTCAGCTCTTGGCGCCGCTGCGGATTCCTATCGGGTGGTTCCGGAAGAAGAGGGCAGCCGGCGATACGGAATGGTGGACGACCTGTTCCACCACATCCGGGACCGCTCCGACGTCAAACGGGAAATCCTCTACTGGCTCACCGACGGCCGGTCCTCATTCCTGGGCGCGACCAACCGGTTCCAGTTCGTGGAGCCCATCATCCGGCCCCTGTACCGGCAGGCGGGCATTCCGCTGGAGTTCGGATACGGACTGGGATTGCAGGAGAGCCTCTACCGCAACTACAGCGTCTCCTACGCCAACGCCAAGGGCATCTGGCAGATGCAGTGGGCGGGCCGCCGATACGGTCTGAGGGGAGGAGACTATTTCGACGTCGTCAAATCCACTCAGAAGCAGTTGGAGTACCTCCGCGACCTGGTGAAGGTCTTCTCCTGGAACCTGGAGCTGGTGCTGGTGGACTACAACTATGGACCCGGCCACAAGTTTGCCCGCTACAGCTCCAACCCCAATGCGTTTCGCAGGATCGCCAGCCGGCTCCCACGCGAGACCCGCCGCTACGTCCCGCGAGTCCTGGCCGCCACGGCCATGGGCATGGCACCCGAGCGATTCGGACTCGACATTCCCCGGCTGGACCCGCGAACGGTGACGATCCCGCTGGAACGCAGCCTCCACCATCTGGAGTTGGGGCTGCTGCTGGGCACCGACCATTGGAACCTGGGCAACCTGAATCCCCGGGACAGTATCCGGGTCTGGTTCAAGGAGGGGGAGGAGGTGACCATTCCCCGGATCTTCCAGGAAACCTACCCGGAGCGCATCGAGAAACACCCGCTCCGCGAGGAATTCCACGGCTTCGTAGCCAACGTCTATCCGGCCCCGGGACAGGCCATCGAGTACCGGGTCCAGAGTGGCGACTCCCTCTTCAGAATCTCCAGGCGCTTCAAGCATTGCGGAGTGGAAGGGCCGAATCAGATCATGCTCTACAACGGCCTGAACAGCACCGTGATCCGTCCCGGCCAGAAGCTGCTCATTCCCTGCGCAGACTGA
- a CDS encoding thiamine pyrophosphate-dependent dehydrogenase E1 component subunit alpha, with amino-acid sequence MFSILSPDGEVNSEADIPALGLDQQLHLYRLMCLNRMVDDQMIRLQRQGRLAFYVGARGEEAAIIGSAFALEQRDWAVPCYREMGAALVKGFPLIDLFSQFFGTSRDLTKGRQMPNHYASYDLRVTSISSPVGSQIPHAIGLAMGARLAGRDDVALVYFGDGATSQGDFHVATNFAGVFKTPTVLFCRNNQWAISVPVESQTASRNMAVKAVAYGIEGVRVDGNDVFAVYDVTSKAVAKARRGDGPTLIEAVTYRRGGHSTSDDPNAYRDIAEVEPWVERDPILRFRLYLTRQGHWDDDKEQAQEEEIRAHIRSTLEEAYSSGPPSLDTIFDDVYDEMPWHLREQMESVCLPEEFQPVEQGT; translated from the coding sequence ATGTTCTCTATCCTTTCTCCCGACGGCGAAGTCAATTCGGAGGCCGACATTCCGGCCCTCGGATTAGATCAGCAGCTCCATCTCTATCGGTTGATGTGCTTGAATCGGATGGTCGACGACCAGATGATCCGGCTTCAGCGGCAGGGACGGCTGGCCTTCTACGTCGGGGCACGAGGCGAGGAGGCGGCCATCATCGGGAGCGCGTTCGCCCTGGAGCAGCGGGACTGGGCGGTCCCCTGCTACCGGGAGATGGGCGCCGCTCTGGTCAAGGGCTTTCCCCTGATCGATCTATTCTCCCAGTTTTTCGGAACTTCCCGGGACTTGACCAAGGGCCGGCAGATGCCGAACCACTACGCCAGCTATGACTTGAGGGTAACGTCGATTTCGAGCCCTGTGGGGAGCCAGATCCCCCATGCCATCGGTCTGGCCATGGGCGCCCGTCTGGCGGGCAGGGACGACGTGGCGCTGGTCTACTTCGGCGATGGCGCCACCTCCCAAGGGGACTTTCATGTCGCCACCAACTTCGCGGGAGTCTTCAAGACTCCGACCGTCCTTTTCTGCCGGAACAACCAGTGGGCGATTTCGGTTCCCGTAGAATCCCAGACCGCCTCCCGCAATATGGCCGTCAAGGCGGTCGCATACGGTATCGAAGGGGTCCGGGTCGACGGAAACGATGTCTTCGCCGTCTACGACGTCACCTCGAAAGCGGTGGCGAAGGCAAGAAGGGGCGATGGTCCGACGCTCATCGAAGCGGTGACCTACCGCCGGGGAGGCCACTCCACCTCCGACGATCCCAATGCCTATCGGGACATCGCCGAGGTCGAGCCCTGGGTCGAACGCGATCCGATACTGCGGTTCCGGCTGTACTTGACCCGCCAGGGACATTGGGACGACGACAAGGAGCAGGCGCAGGAGGAGGAGATCCGCGCGCATATTCGCAGCACGCTGGAGGAGGCCTACAGTTCCGGACCCCCTTCCCTGGACACCATCTTCGACGACGTCTACGACGAGATGCCCTGGCATCTCCGGGAGCAAATGGAGTCGGTCTGCCTGCCTGAGGAGTTTCAGCCCGTCGAGCAGGGAACCTGA